The nucleotide sequence ATTATAAGAAGACACGTCTGACACAACCTAAAGTACCCTTATTAGAACACGTGGTCTTAAGATTTTCATGACAATTACAGCGTGcctaattattttctttcttgtaaAAAGATATAtttcaaagaaaaatactttttgttTATGTTTGATTGcctaattattttctttcttgtaccaaacacacccaaaatTAAATATTGCTATCCAACACGCCACTTATAAACCCCTCCCCCAACCTCAACCATGAAAATATAAAAGAGGGCACCTCATCTCTTCCCTCTCCCATAgtaaattacatcaaaatgagttgtacaaaatttgaagGACGAGTTGAcatatttgattttgtgatcAAGAAAGCAAATGGAATAAAAGGCCTAGTTGACACAGGCCTTGAAAATGTCCCAAAACAATGCATTCAGCCAGAAAATCAAAGACTAGACAAGAACCAATTACAAATAAATATTCAAGAATCAATCCCAACCATTGATTTATCCAATTGGGATGATGTAAATGCTGCAAAATCAATTCAAGAAGCAGCTAGCAAATGGGGTTTCTTCCAAATAATCAATCATGGGATTCCTATTGAAGTTCTTGAGAATTTGAAGGAAGCTGGTCACAGGTTCTTTGAGTTACCAGCTGAAGAAAAAATCAAGTATTATAAGGAGAATGCTGGACCTGATGAATCTGTGCTCTTGTTTTGGAGTGCAATAGGTGAGAAAGATGAGAAGGTTTTGGAATGGAGGGATAGTATAAAACATGGTTGTAATCCTGGGGATGATAGCAATCTTTGGCCTCCTCAAACCAGGTAATTAGCTTTCTCATAATCTGATTCACTAAGCTCCCACTATGTGCGAGATCCAAAAAAAAATCGGACCATAAAAATCTACCGTACGCAGTCTTATCCTGCATAGTAAAATAGCTACAATTTTTTCCAATTAAGTCACTCGGTTTATATACCTAGTTTATAAAGTCACTATAGTAGAATAGTCAGAAAACTATTTTATTATCACATTAAATTTGTTGAAATTTAGTCGTTGTATATAAAAGTAATGTTATTAAATTTTGCCACTacaataatataatttaccattaaataattttattgttacagtgaagaactttttttgattttcaattattttaacCTGACTTAGTGACTTTTGGGTCTATGTTCTATCGTATTTGTTACTCCATATACTTTCTTACTCTTCAATTTTATTGATTATCAATCCCTTTCTTTATACCTTTATATATTTCAAGTTTCCCTTTCTCAGAGAATTTTTCTTATCCTTCCATGATAGAGGTAAGGTTGAGTATAGGGGTGTATAAACGGAACTGAAAAACCGCaccaaatcgaaaagtcaaaccaaaccgattaaaaaaatCTGAACTAAACCgacatataattaaataaatattttttgtatatacttttaacattttatatagaattttatttttaaaatgtcaaaCCACTTCCGTTTGTTATCACTTCACCATTCTAACTCTAATATATATCTTGAAGATTTTGAAGTAGAAACAAAGAGTtgtcactttcttatcaagtgttactgaaatacATCAATCTCTttattcttccatattcatatgtcaataTCTATtagattcttatatctttttcaaatttgaagtggttattattatttaggtatcatattggtttttatgtttaattactaaattcagttaaccttgaaagtgtacatcaacgaaaaattattgtcagacgactaaaaaataactatcatgtgttactaagtagattctcccataagaatatttaatagataatatgtttgtcaatttttttaattttactaaacatatatttacttatcaaaaatttaacaaagcaagattgaaataatatttaagtaacaaaaaacccgaaaacccctCCAAAACCTGACCAAtacaaaccgatatagttggtttgactggattttgataaaaattgaaccaactcggtccatgtacacccctagttgGGTATATCCTATCCTCTCCAGAACCCACTTGTGAAAATACAATGGGTGGTTGTTCAAGTTATATATATTGATGGATTAAAAagtatatttataaattaaattatttagaGTATTAATTACAAATAAATTAGAATAATAACTATTAATTGATAAAATGACAAAGTAATAACTCACCCGCTGTAATAAATTTAATTTCACTGTTGATGTTAAGAACCTGAGTTGGGTAAACTTCGAATTTcaattattcttttcttttggctgGATACAAACACTCTTGTGACAATCAACAAACATTCCTAATGCTGGTGCTAGACATTAGAAACTAAAATGATAATCACAAAAGTTTGACTCATATATATATTTGGTCCAAGAAGAAAAAAACACTTATTCATGCAGCTAGTACATACTCCTAtgttttattttagaaaaattaaCCCAAAACCCGCCCCCAACCACTTAAACGcataatatatgtattatatgtgtattcGGCTATTTCTGTAAAGATCCTTTTATTTTATAtgatcattattttttttaattgttcaAAAAAGAATGATATCTTTTCATATTTTAAGACGTTTTAACTTTAGACCTCTTATTTTACCTTAGCAGCATGTTCTTATAGCCAAGATGTCATAACATAATTAAAATCACAAGTTCAAAGATTACCTTTGATATGtatcaaaaatatttcttttttaaatgACGTGTTCAATCAAATACCGCCGTATAAAATAAAGAATGAAGTCTCACTTCTGTGACATGGAGTTTCTGGATCTTATTTTCCTCTGTACAGGGACCAGGTCTTGGAGTATCAAAAGTGGGCTATACCACTTGCTAAAAAGTTACTGGAGATTTTATTAAAAGGCCTTAATGTCAATGAAAATATTGATGGAACTTTAGAACCTCTGTTGATGGGCACTATGGCTATCAACATGAACTACTATCCACCATGCCCAAATCCAAGCCTCACAATCGGTTGTCGCAGACACTGCGACGTTTCTTGCATTACTATCCTCCTTCAGGATGACACAGGAGGCCTTTTCGTCCGAGGTACCAAAGACAATAACTGGATCCATGTAACTCCAGTTAAAGGAGCCTTAGCTGTTAATATTGGCGACTCGTTACAAATTATGAGCAACGATCGATACAAGAGTGTCGAGCACTGTGCAGCCGTCGATTCGAGCAAGGCTAGAATATCTATACCATTTTTTGTGAATCCTAGGCTTGATACTGTCATTGGTCCTTTCCCACAAGTTctggaaaatggagagaaaccaGTCTATAAGCAAGTTCTATTTTCTGATTATTGGGAGTATTTCTTCAGTAAGCGTCCTTCGGGGAAAGCATCACTGGATTTTGCTAAAATTTGATGACGTTACCATTTGTTTGCATTGGTCGAGAGAAGTTAGCTTCATGTATTTTGACAATCGCAGTTGGATTTAATTAGGTTGATGCGGATCTCAACAACCCATTATTGAACAAAATTGTCATTATGATTATCGCCTCCTCAGTTATTGCTTACcgatttctctttcattttgtgaATCAATCGACTATGCAGTATTTATAAAGacatatttgtcacgacccccgTTCACAATGTTGTGACGGCACGTAGTCTTTACAATTAGGTAAGTCTAACAAATACGGAAAATAAAGAATTTGCggagaaataattaaaaaccaaaataaccgaatgaaacagtatttaaaatccgctcggcatatacaatacaactctcgaaactaacaacatttcccaaaacccggaatctcatgaaaccacgagcctttgaatgtctacaagtttctaactccagaatatctaacaaaaataagtacagaagggctaaaacataaagagagaatagaaagggactccacGATCTgtggacgtggcagatatacctcgaagtctctaggaAAGTCGcatcgcctcaagggtgataggactgagtagAGGtagctggatctgcacatgaaaaacatgcgcagaaagggcatgagtacaccacagcggaactcagtaagtgccaagactaacctcggtcgggtggtgacgaggaaggtcagggccctactgaggttaaacaaaatataaggttcaacagtgtagaacaaaacagtataaataagtacaacactAAAAGTAACACGGGATATAAAAGACagcaacaactattacagaggcaaagtaaacacagaaagaaatacagctcagcacaaagataacaatcggggatctcccaggataccgtcctgtagtcccaaatataaatatctagtggatctcccgggataccgttccgtagtccaactcataatgcgaggggatctcccggaacaccgatccgtagtcccaaatgtaaacacTCACTACaaggggaatctaccaggtgcagtcccgtagttccaatgtaaatgtgcatggggatctcccgaaataccgttccgtagtcccaaagtaaacatacagggggatctcccgggataccgtcccgtaatcccaaagtaaacacacaataacaacaagaagagtacacaattcaattcaaattccataccaaggtaaatcAGGTGTTTCTAACCTAGTATGctgcacgtaatccaaataaggcattTTGAGCAAGTACggcaattagacatgctttcctaagctaacaacaggcttaaattgcaagtagtatcaacaagaaaaagaaacatactagtaattacatAATGAAAAATCGGATTTTTCAATAGTTAGCACAAGTGCGCACTCGTCActtcacgtacaaggcatttcaattattaataataccaaatcctaaggggaatttccccacacaaagttaggcaagccacttacctcgaaccggctctaAATCAAGCCCTATTTACCCAATTTCGCGTTTTAGCTTAGAATttgtttgtagaatcagttacttgaagtgtcatttacattatgcaattgaattgaatagatttgggccatttggagtcgagtactcgtggcaagaacgtgatttcgggttgatttaGAGCTGGTGGTTTCGGttatttggtttttaattatttcttctgcaaattgtttatttttcgcatttgttaggcttacctagtcgtagagactaggtgccgtcacaacagttcacggagggcgaattgAGGTCGTGACAAAATTCCTCTTGAAGTCACATATACCCTTCACTTAAAGCATATGTATTGTGGAGATAACATGTCACTCGATAGGTCAATCAACAAAAAGTTAAAAGAATCATCAATTTGAATAAAGTATGAAGAAAAAGCCGCGGTATTCGATCAAAACTTATAGATATGTATAGGCACAACATATATTAATGCTTGTGTAAAAAAAGTTACAAATTGGTAATGTAATATATATTGCCAATTCTATTTGaaattgttttaatttttttctctctttctaaAATATCAACTCAAAGTACAACCCTTCCCCAGACCTATAGCTGGATTTTCAATTACACTTTATCTTTGCGGGGGTCCTATTACCCCCTGAACTTTTTTTAAATAGAATTAATATACCCTTAGAACTGACGTGGCAGAAGAGAGTGTATGTCACCCTTTTTTGGGAGAGTAAGAAAGAGTTAGAGAAtgctgaaattttatttttataaaatactagTTCCTATTTTTTTGTCACGATCCCGGTTcgtcctccgtgaaccatcatgacggcacctagtctctatgactaggtaagcctaacaatacgGAATATAAATAACagttgcggaagaaataatttaaaaaccgaaatagtaaaataaaacagtgtttaagatGCCGTCTGGCATAAAACAGTAcaaaatctcaacctaacactcccaaaattcggAACCCCGTGAATCACAAgttaagagatacataagaagctctaactccataaatgtctaacaaaaggaaaactactgaagggctatactattacagaaagatagaaagggactcctcggtctgcggacgcggcagatatacctcgaagtctctacataAGCatctcgcctcaaggatgataagactgagtggaagtacctagatctgcacaacaaaaatgtgcagaagagtagcatgatcACACcatagcggtgcccagtaagtatcaagactaacctcggtggagtaatgacgaggaacagtcaagacacctactggtccaATAAACTGTACAAATATAGGAACAACGGAACATGATGTATATATAAAGACTACACTAAATGGCTAATAATACTACAATCACAATAAGGGaagaaaacaacaagtaacaacGAAAATACTAAggataatgacatagaagagcgagcgaaaacacaaacccaaatcctaaagtcacaatacagtaaaggtaagcaataactcaGATCCTACGACACTATTCACATCAAGTCCTATCCAACAATTTCCACGAAGTACCGAATCTCGGACAAATTACAGCTCATGAGTCCCAGTACCTGAAATATAACACTTGGCATCCGGTGCCCTCATCAACCTCATGGTCATGctgacaactcacttgctaactAGAGTCACTCTCACATATATAACAAGTAAACGagggtgtacatctatactcagcaaaatcaggaggacttcacatccaatggaagtgttcaactacgtgtatgcttgtgcaagtgcctTAACATAGCTCCTACCAgctaataagcataaggaaaagaacgtACAGCACGTaagatgtttcctcacaactttcacgagataaagctcatacaggtaagcgtaccacaacacaatattaaacaacaagaatgcccccaggctatCACAAATCCTTACAATCAAtacctgacatagcccaccttgtccgccacgtgtgcaaataataacataataagtgcctgccttatatatatatatatatatatatatatatatatatatatatatatatatatatatatatatatatatatatatatatatatatatatatatatatatatatatatatatatatatatatatatatatatatatatatatatatatatatatatatatatatatatatataccaccttgtcacgccgcatgtgcaatatatcaatagtagcaatagcacaacagaaacctcgtgcaaccctaTAACAACAgtcgcacgacagaaacctcgtgcatcacaatatcaacaaccgcacaacagaaacctcgtgcaccaccacaacaagtacaacagcaacaatgacaatatTGACAAGaacacgacaagtaaatcaactcaagaacttttgaTCACAAGGAGATGGTAAAACtagctcacaaggaataaccacaatagagaatactaagcgtgataagaacaactcaatagggaagaaaataatatgaagcaacgatcccacaaCATGTAATTCAACAACAACGAAGCTAATAcgaatcaaataattccaaataagaaaATGTCGACTAAATATAGattatctaaacttcttttaaggttgggaaatTTATGAAGAATAtacaataatttcaattaaggatgGGTGGCGGGAAGATAATCATCATCTCAATCCAGACTAAACAATTACAGgagagataataatgatttccaATAAAGACGAGCAGTTATGAaggatagcatgacaatagaagaggtaaaaatatTCAGTTAAGCAAAATAAGAGTCAAGTAGGCAATAAGAATAAATCAtgagcatgtagaggtgaaactagtaagtgGAGAACTCAAGCATATCAAGTACACAttcatacacagtgaatataaggacctaagaaccctaaaaggccaattttttccacaaataagtccaagcacgcactcgttacctcgcgtacatgaactacaatcaacatagcagACTCAAATCCAAAGAGAAAGTCTActacataaggttaggcaagatacttacctcgaaccaactcaaaatcaacccgaaaccatgtTCTTGctacgagtactcaactccaaatggcccacaTCTATCCAATTAAAttgcatattgtaaataacacttcaagtaactgattatacaaataaattctaagctaatatgcgaaattaggtaaaatgaccaaaacgcccctcgggcccatgcctcggaatagggtaaaatttatattttcagaaccctcgtactctcacgagtttatacatatcaagaacactaaaatcggagtttatttgacccctcaaatacccattttaaggtctcttaatctcaagcccaaattacccattttgcactgatttccctaatttttcaccactaattaaacctgtaatcacatataaacgagttatgaagtcaaaaatattacctccaattgattcccctttggtttcctaaaaaatctccctcaaaagcttcaatcccgttcaaaaatggtggaaaaatgaagaagggtcgcggatgggctatttaaatactgcccaggtatttgtaCATCGTGATCACGGGAGAAGAGatgtgatcgcatagaagaaatagTTGTTGGCCCAAAGTGTGCAACGCGATCGCGAACAAAtcaatgcaatcgcatagaaggaaaatgcTACTGTCCAaattttgtgctacgcgatcgcagacaaaTCAATGtaatcgcatagaagaaaatgcTACTGTCCAaattttgtgctacgcgatcgcgggaaaatcaatgcaatcgcatagaagaaaaataTGGCAGGTTGACATTGTACTACGCGATCGCGGCTatgcctatgcgatcgcatagaaggaaatacCAGATAGCAGAACAAAAGTTCAAACATAGGGGAAAATGACTCATGGCCCACTCggaacatacccgaggccccaggACCCCGTCGAAATACAtagacaagtcacataacctaacatggactcgctcgaggtctcaaatcacatcaaa is from Nicotiana tabacum cultivar K326 chromosome 18, ASM71507v2, whole genome shotgun sequence and encodes:
- the LOC107784295 gene encoding feruloyl CoA ortho-hydroxylase F6H1-2-like, with translation MSCTKFEGRVDIFDFVIKKANGIKGLVDTGLENVPKQCIQPENQRLDKNQLQINIQESIPTIDLSNWDDVNAAKSIQEAASKWGFFQIINHGIPIEVLENLKEAGHRFFELPAEEKIKYYKENAGPDESVLLFWSAIGEKDEKVLEWRDSIKHGCNPGDDSNLWPPQTRDQVLEYQKWAIPLAKKLLEILLKGLNVNENIDGTLEPLLMGTMAINMNYYPPCPNPSLTIGCRRHCDVSCITILLQDDTGGLFVRGTKDNNWIHVTPVKGALAVNIGDSLQIMSNDRYKSVEHCAAVDSSKARISIPFFVNPRLDTVIGPFPQVLENGEKPVYKQVLFSDYWEYFFSKRPSGKASLDFAKI